A stretch of DNA from Ricinus communis isolate WT05 ecotype wild-type chromosome 4, ASM1957865v1, whole genome shotgun sequence:
TCTACTTGTCAGTTAATGCAAACagttattatttataagaacTGTGGTTCTTCTCATTTAGATTTCAACTGGTCTATGTGTTGCAGGTCAAACTGAACGGGCTGTTGCATAGTGACGAAATTTGTGCTTTCAAGGTCATATATCCTCGACATCTTTTCTTGACATTTTATCATCCTATTTAAGTTAAATACTTATGAATTATGGGTGGAGGGAGCTCAGTGCTTATGTTTGGAGTGAAACTTTTAAAACTTGTGAATAATGGGTGGAGCTAGGGGGAGATgtttggaaaaaaattatacatgataaaaataacaatgaCCATCATGCATAGGGCCTTATCGTTCATGTGCAGCTTAAGGAATAGACTATTCATATAGACAGTGCTTTAGTACTTGAGCACCTGTGCAATTGATAGGATTAGAGttgttgaatttttcttattctgaTAAATGCTTGGTTTTTATTTATCGGTGAATTTGGATATAGCAATAATGCAAAGGAAGCATTTCTATATAattgaaacttttttttaatcaaattagcAACTGCCAAAATGTGTTTCTAAGGTCTTTATCAGAGGCCTTGGAACAGTGCAGTTAGATTTTGAGGGGTACATTAAAAACTGATTGATGATTATAAGTGAGGCGGATTATCCATTATTCTATCTATCTCAACAATGAGTCATTGTATATCTATAATCATCCACAATGGGAGAGCTTACTACTGACTGCGCCAGTCTATTGGTTCATTTCCATTTGTGTCTGGCCACTCATTAGTGTAATTGTATTAGATTTTGCTTTAATAACTAGTCTATATCTGCAGTTCTCCCATGAAGCAGTTTAATTGACAATGTAAGTAAAATGTTGCCTGCAATTTTTCTGGTGATAATTGTCTTGTATGTTTGAATGGTTACTTTTTATTAGGAAATTGCCAGACAGCTATGTATGGAGCATCACTTATTATTCTCAAAGACGGTAAACCAACAAATCTTTTGgatcttataatttttagtttattatgtACAGCTTCagattttttgattttgagacAATCCTTATAGGCATCATTTGATGATAACTCCCAGTTCATGATAGCCGTGCTGCAGTAAGCAAACAATCTTTCATCCCATAATCCCACATAAATCTTTCTGAAATATACATTTGATAGGTTTGCTGTTTCTTGTTTCAGGGAGTGTGGATTAGCACATAAAaccattatttttatactagaCGAGTTCGACCTATTTGCTCAGGTAAGATTGCCTCGTgccatttcctttttctaatGTCTCAATTGCTAGTTTGATATCCCAAGTTCTACTTGTGGTTttgcattttatttgataattgtCCCCACGAGACCATTGTTAGAAACCCTAGGgccacatatcaaaataagtGTTTCATGATTGAAATCAAAGAGTATGATGCTACTAATGTTATTGTTCTGTTGTTTTTCAGGGAAAACAACGGTTACTTTATAGCTTGTTGGATGCAATGCAATCGGTAACTTCACAAGCTATCGTCATTGGTGTGAGTTGCCGACTGGTATGTCCAGTTTTAATTTCTGTCCTTTATGCATTTTTCtcagtaatttcttttaagagtGCAACGAGAATTGTTGTAAGAAATGTAGGAGCTCCTGTTAGTACTTATCTTTAAATTCTGCAATTACAccagttaaaaataaaatagataatgataattttaattgttggAAAAGTCAAACTATATCTGCAGGATGCTGATCAGCTTTTGGAGAAAAGAGTCAGATCTCGTTTTTCACATAGAAAGCTATTGTTTCTGCCTCCATCTATGGTAGATGTAGAaaggtatttttctataaatgaGTCCTTACAGCCACATGCATTCAACAGATCAATGgaaatctaattttctttctttctttatttttgcataTGCAGGTTGTTGGAGCATCTTCTATCTTTGCCAATGGACTCGAGTTTTCCTCATGACTACACTACTCAATTCAATGGAAAGCTTCATGTATCCTTTATCTAAGTGATTCTTTCCATCCACttggttattttttttacttgtaTGTTTCACACTCACATACAAATTAACATGCACTGAATCTTCATTTTATCTCATTACTTGAATAATAAGAATTGTTTCCGAACACTTCTAGAAGgttcattaattattattttgaagtaCAGCAATAAATAATGTGAAATCTTAATCTGATTTTGTTAGTTCTAATAACCTATGAATTGGCCCTTGTGAACCTTGAAAGATAGGAGCTAGTGACCTCTAAATTAGTTCTGTATGTGAGATAATCTGCTTAAGCATCTACTACTATATTCTTGGAAGGTTCATTATGCATTACACAGCTACAAATGGGTCATTCTCCTACATTTCAATTGCTTCTTTTGTCTTAATTAATAAAGGAGTCCTTGACTTTAACAGAATATATTAGCAGATGAGAGATTCAAAGAAATTGTTGCAACTTATTTAAATTCCAATTATACTGTCAACCATTTGCTGAAGTTTCTGTAAGTTTATTATCTGGTATCACAAAGCATCAAATTTATGTATGTTTACTGCTGTCAAAATTTCATACCTGATTCTCTTCTGAAGTCAGTATTTGATGCTAGATTTGTTGCTATCTCTAAATGGGAATTGAAATCTGGCTTCCCATCACTTGAGAACTTCAAAAGTGCACTTTCAAGCATGCGAAGACAGCCAAAGCAGGAATGTATAAGAGGTCTGAGGATCTGAAACTTGGCATTTGTTTTTTGCTCATCCTTCTCTTTGCAGCATTATTTTTACCTTGTCACTCTTTAAATTCTCTATccattctctttcttctcaGTGTCATGCTCAATTATCTTATTTATAGTGCCATAATATTTTGCATATTGTAAGTCCTTGCATGACATGTGAGAATAACCCATTCATGacaatttaattagaaatttcatGGTTGAATGCATTCCCACCAAGGGTGAGTAAATTTATGGAGTAACATTGTTTTCTTGAACTTCTGAAAACTGATGCTTACCTGAAAGCATAGTAATTAATTTCGTTGTTATTTCAATTCAACAATTGCTTTTCCTTGttctatttttctcatttgttCAAGCAGATTGCTCCATTTTAGAACTCTATCTCCTTGTATGCATGAAGCGGTTGGAAGTGAAAGAGCAAAgttcatataattttaattctgtGATGAAAGGTTTGTTTCAGATGTTTATATTACAATCGTTGCTAAAAAATGCAATACTTAGCTCATTTGTTGCATGCGACAGAGTATAAAAGCATTCACGACTCGTTCCAGACATCTGACTATTATGCACGAAATGTATGCTTACGGGTGCGTGAATTCCTCAGTGAAATTCCTCTTATTCCACCCAGTTTGTCTCCCATAATTTTAGATAACTTCTTGTCTGAACTTCTGCAGGCATTTGAACGCCTTTTACAGCGAGAATTAATATGTTTCATGGACAACAGAGGTCAGAACCAATCTGTTGAATTTCGTCCAGTGAAGCTTCTGATCTCATATGCTGAACTGCAAGAGGGGCTGAAATCATATCGTTCCTGTCCTGTAAGTACTCtccaaaatattattttggctagatttaaattataaccGCACTGTGACATCAGAATTTTTGCAAGTTGCCAAGGtgaaacatataaaattatcttttcaaGTTAACCGAGTCAATCATGCATGGATTTATGAAAATCATCAGTGTTTGCTGAGATGTGCATATTTGCAGCTCTAACCTTCAGAGTTTCTTTGACCTTTTGAGAGCTGGCAATTTGGGTTGTAACACTTATAACATAACAAACACAATCCATCAACTAATTACGTTGCACGATTAGTGTAGCccatttaatatcatatatttagCAGAATCCTACATTGGACATAAACATTAATTGGATATGTGTTTTTTCTTCGAGGTTCCAGTCATCAGTGAACTTTGATCTTGTTTGCAGACCATTCTTCAAAAGCTAATCGACCGTTAGATGTGGAGGCACATCCACAAACTTGGTAGCTTTCACAAACTTGGTAGCTTTTACTGGAGAAGGTGGAATTTTACGTTAGCCATTCTGTCTTTCAAGATGACTGCGCCAATTTTTCTGGGAATAATCTGTACAGGCAGGGTACTGTTATAACTCATTGTATTTATACTTAAATCTTGATGCCTCAGTTCTTAATATATTGTTTCCACTATCATTAGATTCATAAGTACACTAATTACTCACGATCTTTTAgcaaatcaattaaaaatcatGAGTTTCTTTAAGAGCGAAAACTATATTGACCATCACaggaattattattatttattatgaaaactagttaattaaaaagaatgtttAGATAAATcttattagtataattatatatataattttttatatataatttttttttgatacaTGTGGCTTTTGTTAGATATATaatgactaaaataataataacaatagatatataattactaCAATAGTAATAACAATAGTGTAATGCATGATTAGCATACTAGTAATACTAATCTATGTATGTACTGCATAATGCATAGAAGAATgacacatatatattattattttatattttaatatgacatAGTTAACATATATTCAGATATTTATGACTAATGAATATGAATGAATtagtttgatatataaataaaaatatataattatactgtttctttttaaatatatacaaataaatatattttcttaaatttattaaagaaaatattgaattgtaatataattaaatgtatatatgaatttatatttatttatatttagagcatataatagaatataaaGATTGTATAAAAATACATCATGAGtagatattgaaaaatttatttttacaagaGATTAGTGTAGATAAATAGaactatttataaaaaatgaagagCATAagcttatatttttataatataacacAATCAATTACtattaatactaaatatagaatttgtaaattaaaaggttttgtttttgaaatcaaattaaaaggttttaattattgatggGAAGATTACAaatttagcatttttatttttttattattttttttattttgatgtctaaactatttttttttgcaattaaatatttgaatttgttaaaaatattcaatagcAGGATTTACAAGTTAAAGGGCTTATTTGACTTAGTTTGAATAATATATTGacttaaatatctttttttaaaataatatcatatttcttttattttctcttttcttttctatcttATGTTTATCCATTTTCAACacctttcttttaaattttatttgtttctcaaaagattaaaagaaaaaaataaaagtattttatttttctcatcctttcaaataaatattaagaaaattagattttatttacttattcttttattttcttatatttacctcaaaaaatataaatacaatatgTTCTTTCAcctcaaaacaataaaaagagaaagataaagatattaaattatttaaattaaatatatttttttaaaatgatgagtaaatttaaaagaaataaaaataaaaataaaaattttaatataatattttcttttgatgctaaaataaaatttaataaaaactaaaaaagataaaagaaattaagaaaaacagaaaaaaaagaaaaaaaattataaataaaaatatttaaactatttcatacatgaaataaattaaataattattttaattcatagaatttataaaaaatactataatatatataaattaataattttaaatattaaaattagatactaaatttataattattacattATTAATAATCGAATATTATGTCAGCGAGCAAAGTATATATTCGACCGagttttctttaaatgatGTCGTCTTACCCTATTCTAACCAAGCCTACCCTATTACAAGGAACTCATGACCTCCGTGTTTGTGCCACCCCAAAATAAATGGAGAAAGACGAGAGGCAAGTTTAAAGAGGAAGACTACAAAATGTTGATGCGCGTGAACGAAGAATAGGTTGAGTGATGATGCTGCTACCCTTTTAAACACATGAGAGGctcaatttgttttcttttacagAACTAAAGTGAGAAGCTACATGCATATGCCTAAGTTAGGGGAAGGAAGCGGTAAGGAAGCTACATGCATATGCCTAAAGTGAGATGCTATCAACTTACGGTTTCATTCCATGTTCGTTGATTTGTGATATTAACATCGTTCctaaaatgattttaagtTTTCATAATTGTTACTTGATTGAATTTATTGGTTTGGATGTTCATTATTCGGCTTTGT
This window harbors:
- the LOC8275118 gene encoding origin of replication complex subunit 4 isoform X2, which codes for MGFQSHAEKAQVLLRGRLCNPNYIFKPLSDSPDGNYSKLKFIISSSIMEACNNSILLLGPRGSGKIAVLELVLNDLLQEHPDTISIVKLNGLLHSDEICAFKEIARQLCMEHHLLFSKTASFDDNSQFMIAVLQECGLAHKTIIFILDEFDLFAQGKQRLLYSLLDAMQSVTSQAIVIGVSCRLDADQLLEKRVRSRFSHRKLLFLPPSMVDVERLLEHLLSLPMDSSFPHDYTTQFNGKLHNILADERFKEIVATYLNSNYTVNHLLKFLFVAISKWELKSGFPSLENFKSALSSMRRQPKQECIRDCSILELYLLVCMKRLEVKEQSSYNFNSVMKEYKSIHDSFQTSDYYARNVCLRAFERLLQRELICFMDNRGQNQSVEFRPVKLLISYAELQEGLKSYRSCPTILQKLIDR
- the LOC8275118 gene encoding origin of replication complex subunit 4 isoform X1; the encoded protein is MGFQSHAEKAQVLLRGRLCNPNYIFKPLSDSPDGNYSKLKFIISSSIMEACNNSILLLGPRGSGKIAVLELVLNDLLQEHPDTISIVKLNGLLHSDEICAFKEIARQLCMEHHLLFSKTASFDDNSQFMIAVLQECGLAHKTIIFILDEFDLFAQGKQRLLYSLLDAMQSVTSQAIVIGVSCRLDADQLLEKRVRSRFSHRKLLFLPPSMVDVERLLEHLLSLPMDSSFPHDYTTQFNGKLHNILADERFKEIVATYLNSNYTVNHLLKFLFVAISKWELKSGFPSLENFKSALSSMRRQPKQECIRDCSILELYLLVCMKRLEVKEQSSYNFNSVMKEYKSIHDSFQTSDYYARNVCLRAFERLLQRELICFMDNRGQNQSVEFRPVKLLISYAELQEGLKSYRSCPSSVNFDLVCRPFFKS